GAACCTATGGCAGCCCGGAGATTACTTCCGTTAAAACCTCGGCCGGCACCCGCCCGGGCATCCTCATCACCGGCCATGACCTGAAGGACCTCCAGCAGCTGCTGGAGCAGTCGAACAACAGCGGGGTGGACATCTACACGCACGGCGAGATGCTGCCGGCGAATGCTTACCCGGCCCTCAAAAAATATTCCCACCTTACCGGCAATTACGGTTCATCCTGGTGGCACCAGAAAGAGGAGTTCGAAAAATTCAACGGGCCCGTGCTCGTGACCACCAACTGTATTGTCCCCCCGAAGGACACCTACAAGGACCGGATCTACACGACCGGACCGGCCGGGTTTGGCGGCGTGAAACATATCTCTGCAGGAAAGGACGGGAAGAAGGATTTCTCGGCTGTCATCGCGCACGCACAAAAATGCCAGCCCCCGCAGGATCTCCATGCACCCGGCCGGGACCTCATCACCGGCTGTGCCCACGGGGCAGTCCTGCAGATTGCCGGAACCGTTATCGACGCGGTCAAAAAGGGCGACATCAAACGGTTCGTGGTTATGGCCGGCTGCGACGGGCGGCAGGGCGAGCGGGACTATTACACGCAGTTTGCAGAGGCCCTCCCGAAGAACACGGTCATCCTCACCGCGGGCTGCGCGAAGTACCGGTACAATGGCCTTGACCTTGGCACGGTCGGTGGGATCCCCCGCGTCATCGATGCCGGCCAGTGCAATGACTGCTACTCGCTGGTCGTCATCGCCCAGGCACTCGCGAAAGCGTTCGGGGTCGGGATCAACGAACTCCCGGTCTCTTACAACATCGCGTGGTACGAGCAGAAAGCAGCGCTCGTCCTCCTCGCCCTGCTGAACCTCGGGGTGAAGGACATTACCCTCGGGCCAAAACTCCCGGCATTCGTATCACCGGGAGTACTGGATGTGCTTGTGAACAATTTCCAGATCAGGAAGAACAGCACGGTCGAAGCTGACCTTGCCCGCATGGTTCCTGCAGCGTAAGCAGGAGAGAGGGGATACCCATAATACCCCCTGAGCACGTACCCACAACAAGGAACGGTTATGACAGAACCCCAGGCAGAACAAAAAACAGCCGCTGACAAAAAACGTGAGGAACTCGTATCAAAAGTCCTCGCAGTCAACGACCTCCTCCAGTACCAGGACGGGACGGTGGCAAGCCGGATGATCGTATTCAAAAAGGCTGGTACCATCACGCTTTTTGCGTTCGATGCCGGTGAAGGACTCTCGGAACATTCCGCACCATACGATGCGATCCTCACCGTGACGGATGGCGAGGCCGATGTCACGATCGAAGGTGCACCGTTCACGGTCAGGACCGGCGAGATGATCATCCTGCCGGCGAACAAGCCGCACGGGGTGCAGGCCCGGCAGCGGTTCAAAATGACCTTAACCATGATACGGGAGTGATACCGGTGGCGGAATTCCAGCTGGAACATGGCGGGAAGCCCGACAGGAAACGCGAGGAACTGAAAGGAAAAGTCCTCCGGCTTCCCGAGCTCGTGGAGTATGCCGAAGGCACCGTGGCAAGCCGGATGGTCATCAACCGTAAGTGCGGCAGTATCACGATCTTCTCGTTCGACGAGAGCGAGGGGCTCTCCGAGCATACGGCCCCCTTCGATGCGGTTGTTACCATCCTTGAAGGGGAATGCGAGGTCTGGGTTGCAGGAACTAT
Above is a window of uncultured Methanoregula sp. DNA encoding:
- the hcp gene encoding hydroxylamine reductase, which produces MFCYQCEETAKGTGCTVKGVCGKEEATAGLQDVLIYLCRGIAERNIAAMEKGDGSTQAGPFIVDALFGTLTNTNFDDQRFHDMIRRAVAIRDSLPRSAGAEPEACTWTPKTDADIAEKAVQIAKEAASNDDVHSLRALLVFGLKGVAAYYHHAAVLGYTDEKITTFVQRGLASTLHDLSAGDMTALVLECGGVGVSTLALLDTANTRTYGSPEITSVKTSAGTRPGILITGHDLKDLQQLLEQSNNSGVDIYTHGEMLPANAYPALKKYSHLTGNYGSSWWHQKEEFEKFNGPVLVTTNCIVPPKDTYKDRIYTTGPAGFGGVKHISAGKDGKKDFSAVIAHAQKCQPPQDLHAPGRDLITGCAHGAVLQIAGTVIDAVKKGDIKRFVVMAGCDGRQGERDYYTQFAEALPKNTVILTAGCAKYRYNGLDLGTVGGIPRVIDAGQCNDCYSLVVIAQALAKAFGVGINELPVSYNIAWYEQKAALVLLALLNLGVKDITLGPKLPAFVSPGVLDVLVNNFQIRKNSTVEADLARMVPAA
- a CDS encoding cupin domain-containing protein, which encodes MTEPQAEQKTAADKKREELVSKVLAVNDLLQYQDGTVASRMIVFKKAGTITLFAFDAGEGLSEHSAPYDAILTVTDGEADVTIEGAPFTVRTGEMIILPANKPHGVQARQRFKMTLTMIRE
- a CDS encoding cupin domain-containing protein: MAEFQLEHGGKPDRKREELKGKVLRLPELVEYAEGTVASRMVINRKCGSITIFSFDESEGLSEHTAPFDAVVTILEGECEVWVAGTISRMKTGETIIFPANVPHALSAITRFKMSLVMIKE